In one Fluviispira vulneris genomic region, the following are encoded:
- a CDS encoding tetratricopeptide repeat protein — protein sequence MTVGKFDHLKAIVIDDQLNMRKAVNRILEKTGQFSVEDFPNGREAIAYLKTHSVDIVITDIYMQQGDGFEVLAFIRNRTMQNDIPVLFFSGEATKEDIIRSVDLGVSDYILKPFETNDIIQKVINLIDKYKNPPEEIKTLRIAETLYLNEKYQEAKIEFLKIISQGKPSAQVMCGIALVESKLGNVTKSLDYIKEAIKINSMYFPAYSTAADILLSLKRKSEAIPYLEQELKINAKQPHRRILLADLYLEQKKAESTDLALAHMKLALQDSPSDEVILLKYADIMKVMGNFEKSVHYCMKARRQNPSSTKSIMQLANMYISEGKVLKAVALFTDLINKNANQYDIYLCRSKIFEKMDDFDKAMSDLNKIPTTNLHLRIEVLKAKGRVFAKMNKLPDAIAACEEVANMEPTADNLARVGLLFIRMKNYRSALGWYEQSTIMEPNHSKYIYNLGCCYEALRDKPKAIQCYELSLKLDPQARETQVALARMKGKALPSNLNKQKNSKLPQKAS from the coding sequence ATGACTGTTGGCAAATTCGATCATCTAAAAGCAATCGTGATTGATGATCAATTAAATATGAGAAAAGCAGTGAATAGAATCCTCGAAAAAACGGGTCAATTTTCAGTTGAAGATTTTCCCAATGGTCGGGAGGCAATAGCTTATTTAAAAACCCACAGTGTTGATATTGTGATCACTGATATTTATATGCAGCAAGGGGATGGTTTCGAGGTTCTCGCTTTTATTCGCAATCGTACAATGCAAAACGACATTCCAGTTTTATTTTTCTCAGGTGAAGCTACTAAAGAAGACATTATTCGAAGTGTTGACTTAGGAGTGTCTGATTATATTTTAAAACCTTTTGAGACAAATGATATCATACAAAAAGTTATAAATTTAATCGATAAGTATAAAAATCCCCCAGAAGAAATTAAAACTTTAAGAATTGCCGAAACACTGTATTTAAATGAAAAGTATCAAGAGGCAAAAATTGAGTTTTTAAAAATTATAAGTCAAGGTAAACCAAGTGCACAGGTTATGTGTGGAATTGCTTTAGTCGAATCAAAACTCGGAAATGTGACAAAGTCACTCGATTATATAAAAGAAGCTATTAAAATAAATAGTATGTATTTTCCAGCATATTCAACAGCTGCAGATATATTGCTTTCTTTGAAAAGAAAATCCGAAGCAATTCCTTATTTAGAACAAGAATTAAAAATAAATGCAAAACAGCCGCATAGAAGAATTCTTTTGGCTGATCTCTATTTAGAACAAAAAAAAGCAGAAAGTACTGATTTAGCCTTGGCACATATGAAGTTAGCCTTGCAAGACAGTCCGAGTGATGAAGTTATTTTATTAAAGTATGCAGATATTATGAAGGTAATGGGGAATTTTGAAAAATCAGTGCATTATTGTATGAAGGCGAGAAGGCAAAATCCATCAAGTACTAAATCGATTATGCAGTTGGCAAATATGTATATCTCTGAAGGTAAAGTTTTAAAAGCTGTGGCATTATTTACAGATTTAATAAATAAGAATGCAAATCAATATGACATATATTTGTGTCGATCAAAAATATTCGAAAAAATGGATGATTTCGATAAAGCAATGTCAGATCTTAATAAAATTCCGACTACAAATCTTCATTTGCGCATTGAGGTATTAAAAGCAAAAGGACGGGTTTTTGCTAAAATGAATAAACTTCCCGATGCAATTGCAGCATGTGAAGAAGTTGCCAACATGGAGCCCACTGCGGATAATTTAGCAAGAGTTGGATTATTGTTTATTAGAATGAAGAATTATCGCAGCGCACTGGGATGGTACGAGCAATCAACCATTATGGAACCTAATCATTCAAAATACATTTATAATTTAGGTTGTTGTTATGAAGCTCTGCGCGATAAACCAAAAGCAATTCAATGTTATGAACTCTCATTAAAACTTGATCCTCAAGCTCGTGAAACTCAAGTAGCTTTAGCACGAATGAAAGGAAAAGCTCTCCCATCTAATTTGAATAAACAGAAAAATTCTAAACTTCCGCAAAAGGCAAGTTAA
- the tsf gene encoding translation elongation factor Ts, with the protein MAVVTAQMVKELREMTLAGMSDCKKALDAAEGDMEKAVVILREKGLATAAKKASRAASEGVVTTVVEGNNVGFVFEVNCETDFVTKNDGFQAFVNNLQTLISKSKPENLDALLASQYDSTSSVKDAATALVAQIGENITVRRFERVGSGKNFVTSYVHGGGKIGVLVELSGTGIEAHYNNQALVELGKDVALQAAAMKPQYLNEQEIPVETVKAEEEIIRNKFLQQGKPEAALAKIVPSSIKTWFKEICLVDQLFVKDDSKSVAAHVADSGKKLGIADLKVSAFVRLELGQGVEKKAEDFAAEVAATVAAAAKG; encoded by the coding sequence ATGGCCGTAGTAACAGCACAAATGGTTAAAGAATTACGCGAAATGACCCTTGCTGGAATGAGCGACTGTAAAAAAGCTCTTGATGCCGCTGAAGGTGACATGGAAAAAGCAGTCGTTATTCTTCGTGAAAAAGGTCTTGCGACAGCAGCGAAAAAAGCTTCTCGTGCTGCAAGTGAAGGCGTTGTCACAACTGTTGTTGAAGGCAACAATGTTGGTTTTGTTTTCGAAGTAAACTGCGAAACAGACTTTGTAACAAAGAATGATGGTTTCCAAGCTTTTGTAAATAATCTTCAAACACTTATTAGCAAAAGCAAACCAGAAAACCTTGATGCGCTTCTTGCAAGTCAATATGACTCCACAAGTTCTGTGAAAGATGCTGCAACAGCTCTCGTTGCACAAATTGGTGAAAATATCACTGTACGTCGCTTTGAGCGCGTTGGTTCTGGCAAAAACTTTGTCACTTCCTATGTTCACGGCGGTGGAAAAATTGGTGTTTTAGTTGAACTTTCTGGAACAGGAATCGAAGCTCATTACAACAATCAAGCTCTCGTTGAACTTGGTAAAGATGTTGCTTTGCAAGCTGCTGCAATGAAACCACAATACCTTAATGAACAGGAAATTCCTGTTGAAACTGTGAAGGCTGAAGAAGAAATCATCCGCAATAAATTCCTTCAACAAGGTAAACCAGAAGCGGCTCTTGCTAAAATCGTCCCAAGTAGCATTAAGACATGGTTCAAAGAAATTTGCCTTGTCGATCAGCTCTTTGTAAAAGATGACAGCAAGTCTGTGGCAGCACATGTTGCTGACTCTGGGAAAAAACTTGGAATTGCTGATCTTAAAGTTTCCGCTTTTGTTCGTCTTGAACTTGGTCAAGGTGTTGAAAAGAAGGCAGAAGATTTTGCTGCTGAAGTTGCTGCAACAGTGGCTGCAGCTGCAAAAGGCTAA